In the genome of Nitrospira japonica, one region contains:
- a CDS encoding peroxiredoxin encodes MPMIGQLIPDATFTCYHQDQIQEINLQSYRGRWVVLVFYPGDFTFICPTELEDLGTLHAEFQKLDAEVLGVSTDSVYVHKAWRDVSQAVRDLPFPLVADAGGRLARALGIYLPQEGVALRGSFIFDPDGKLCVFEVHHNSVGRNMHELLRKVQAAAFVRENGGVEVCPAGWRPGDRTLKPGLDLVGKI; translated from the coding sequence ATGCCGATGATCGGACAGTTGATTCCTGACGCTACGTTCACCTGTTACCATCAAGACCAGATCCAAGAAATCAATCTGCAATCCTACCGGGGCCGGTGGGTCGTGCTGGTGTTCTACCCCGGCGACTTCACCTTCATTTGTCCGACCGAATTGGAAGATCTTGGAACGCTCCATGCCGAATTTCAGAAGTTGGACGCCGAGGTATTGGGCGTCAGCACGGATTCCGTCTATGTCCATAAGGCCTGGAGGGACGTCTCCCAAGCCGTGAGAGACCTTCCGTTTCCGTTGGTGGCCGACGCCGGCGGGCGTCTGGCTCGTGCGCTGGGAATCTACCTCCCTCAGGAAGGCGTTGCCTTGCGCGGCAGTTTCATTTTTGATCCGGACGGCAAGCTTTGCGTCTTCGAGGTCCATCACAACTCGGTCGGCCGCAACATGCACGAGTTGCTCCGCAAGGTACAAGCCGCCGCCTTCGTGCGAGAGAACGGAGGAGTGGAGGTGTGCCCGGCCGGCTGGAGGCCGGGAGATCGCACGCTGAAACCCGGCCTCGACCTCGTGGGAAAGATCTGA
- a CDS encoding glutaredoxin family protein yields the protein MPNITLLVSPSCGACPSAKSLWKQLRVKYSFSYREVDITTPDGQELAGRHAVRAVPATIIDGRLTFVGVPSRESAEKALQLKMRPREG from the coding sequence ATGCCGAACATCACCTTGCTCGTCTCTCCCAGTTGCGGCGCTTGTCCATCGGCGAAGAGCCTGTGGAAACAGTTGCGCGTGAAGTACAGCTTTTCCTATCGCGAAGTGGACATCACCACACCGGATGGTCAGGAGTTGGCCGGCCGCCATGCGGTGCGGGCAGTCCCTGCCACCATCATCGACGGCCGATTGACGTTCGTCGGCGTGCCCAGTCGAGAGAGCGCGGAGAAGGCCCTGCAGCTCAAGATGCGGCCGCGGGAAGGTTAA
- a CDS encoding PD-(D/E)XK nuclease family protein — protein MLKVVTGSFHPHLESAFVEHLQLAKAGDPFVPVAVLVPSAPLLERLKRLLTLDRQLSFLNVHFLTFHQLALRLVDEMTGDTARPAPVHVVDDLFFEQLVRHLVKTRLSGLTALQQVGHSSGTWGALWSSIRDLKDAGVDPAEARRGVTEGCFDEDDREWLLALFSLYAAVQDVGRALNVGTADDLAQSLLPFVPASPFIRSLRHVFYYGFYDLTQIQLSLFETVTAAAPATLFFPLEGERSFTFARRFFERHIQRQVTSPESVMTPGDSPQREVGSPVLSVRSAIGLDQELAATCRTILELVETNGYRFDEIGVVARTLDPYRLHLHAVFDRHRIPFTTTTARPLIHEPLCKALLQLASLPTNDFYRATMLDLVTSPLFVTSLNHDRSPFYRPEQWKLLVPSLQITRGREEWARLKQAGQWSSGPDGEADEETGLPLPLDIAPDVVELLWHVVATLIDGCAVLPQRGTIGHMLEAFQPLALRHLRRLDGGQAGAPDRGTARLQAAWDAIERTWASLAELEPIAETLTWIEFVELLTHAFERTTLVLDQPAPAGVMVLDAMAARGLSFKALFVLGLNDKMFPRYIREDAFLRDRHRRVLDATLGFKIDEKLAGYDEESLLFALLRRAAGSRLYLSHQRADDAGRTLAPSPYLWDIARLSGLDAQATDMIPRRLTDLIAQRPAIRQTLPPADLARWMAMNGENPADLLQSVQGEADLLRHAVEALGHIEDDHAALAAYDGITGPLTSHWSRSMQRGLAPTPLERYARCPFQYFSVDVLKLDPVRVPASQEPDAALLGTLCHGALRRCYEALLAAGWPANALSDDAVNGAAVTAVEQAAAECAVHQRTGHYLLWELAKAATIDLITAAVVSDSDRLAAEGFAPFAFEVEAEGTLRIESGGEGVPMKFHGRVDRIDRHNASGALRIIDYKFKSNSAMKTDDRHLLQSAIRGSRLQPPLYTSLDLPAGGKADAVQFFFLAPAWESPIARSTFNASDWSSETGTLIHRTLAGLIDGMKRGRYFILPGTHCTTCPYRVLCRREHASTWWRAHRAGEQKQLAALRKMTVKKVTDVR, from the coding sequence ATGCTGAAGGTCGTCACCGGTTCGTTTCATCCCCATCTCGAGTCCGCGTTCGTCGAACATCTCCAACTGGCCAAGGCCGGAGATCCGTTCGTTCCCGTTGCAGTGCTCGTCCCCTCGGCTCCCTTGCTCGAGCGACTCAAGCGCCTGCTGACCCTGGATCGACAACTTTCCTTCCTGAACGTTCACTTCTTGACCTTTCACCAACTGGCCCTGCGGCTCGTCGACGAAATGACCGGCGACACCGCGCGCCCGGCTCCGGTGCATGTCGTCGACGATCTCTTCTTCGAGCAATTGGTGCGTCACCTCGTCAAGACGCGGCTTTCCGGCCTGACCGCCTTGCAGCAGGTCGGCCATTCTTCAGGAACCTGGGGAGCCTTGTGGTCATCCATCCGTGACCTGAAGGATGCAGGGGTCGATCCTGCGGAAGCACGGCGCGGAGTCACCGAAGGCTGCTTCGACGAGGACGACCGGGAGTGGCTCCTCGCCCTGTTCTCACTCTACGCCGCCGTACAGGACGTCGGACGGGCGCTCAACGTCGGAACCGCGGACGATCTCGCGCAGTCCCTGTTGCCGTTCGTCCCGGCTTCTCCGTTCATCCGCTCGCTCCGCCACGTCTTCTATTACGGGTTCTACGACCTGACGCAGATCCAACTCTCGCTGTTCGAAACAGTCACCGCCGCCGCACCGGCCACGCTGTTCTTCCCGCTCGAGGGGGAACGTTCCTTCACCTTCGCACGACGGTTTTTCGAACGGCACATCCAGCGACAGGTGACGTCCCCGGAGTCCGTCATGACGCCCGGCGATTCCCCTCAGCGGGAAGTCGGTTCTCCTGTCTTGTCCGTTCGAAGCGCCATCGGTCTCGACCAGGAACTGGCCGCGACCTGTCGGACGATCCTCGAGCTCGTCGAGACCAACGGATACCGGTTCGACGAGATCGGCGTGGTGGCCAGAACTCTGGATCCCTACCGTCTGCACCTGCATGCCGTGTTCGACCGCCACCGTATTCCTTTCACCACGACGACGGCACGCCCGCTGATTCACGAGCCGCTGTGCAAAGCGCTGCTTCAGCTGGCCTCCTTGCCCACGAATGACTTCTATCGCGCCACGATGCTCGACCTGGTGACGTCGCCGCTCTTCGTCACCTCGCTGAACCATGACCGATCGCCCTTCTATCGTCCCGAACAGTGGAAACTCCTCGTTCCATCCCTGCAGATCACGAGAGGGCGGGAAGAGTGGGCCAGATTGAAGCAGGCCGGCCAATGGTCGTCGGGACCGGACGGGGAAGCGGATGAAGAAACCGGTCTGCCGCTGCCGTTGGATATTGCGCCGGACGTCGTCGAACTCTTATGGCACGTCGTGGCAACGCTCATCGACGGCTGCGCCGTACTGCCGCAACGAGGCACCATCGGGCACATGCTCGAGGCCTTTCAGCCGCTGGCCCTAAGGCATCTGCGCCGTTTGGATGGAGGACAAGCCGGCGCGCCGGATCGCGGAACAGCCCGTCTCCAGGCGGCCTGGGATGCCATCGAGCGCACATGGGCGTCCCTCGCCGAATTGGAGCCGATTGCCGAGACGCTGACCTGGATCGAATTCGTCGAACTGCTCACCCACGCGTTCGAACGGACGACGCTGGTCCTGGATCAGCCGGCGCCGGCGGGCGTGATGGTGCTCGACGCCATGGCCGCCCGCGGTCTGTCGTTCAAGGCGCTGTTTGTCCTCGGCCTCAACGACAAGATGTTTCCCCGTTACATCCGGGAAGACGCCTTTCTCCGCGATCGGCACCGGCGCGTATTGGACGCCACGCTCGGCTTCAAGATCGATGAAAAGCTCGCCGGCTACGACGAAGAGTCGCTCCTGTTCGCTCTGCTCCGCCGGGCCGCCGGCTCCCGATTATATTTGTCGCATCAGCGGGCCGACGACGCGGGCCGCACGCTGGCTCCCTCTCCCTATCTCTGGGACATCGCTCGCCTCTCCGGTCTCGACGCGCAGGCGACGGACATGATTCCCCGGCGTCTGACCGATCTGATCGCCCAGCGACCGGCGATACGACAGACGCTCCCGCCCGCCGACCTCGCGCGGTGGATGGCCATGAACGGGGAGAATCCGGCAGACCTTCTGCAATCAGTCCAAGGTGAGGCGGACCTCCTTCGTCATGCCGTCGAGGCGCTGGGCCATATCGAAGACGACCACGCGGCACTGGCCGCATACGACGGAATAACCGGTCCCTTGACGTCCCACTGGTCCAGGTCGATGCAGCGGGGGTTGGCGCCGACGCCGCTCGAGCGGTATGCGCGCTGCCCGTTTCAATATTTTTCCGTGGACGTGCTGAAGCTCGACCCGGTGCGAGTGCCGGCGTCACAGGAACCGGATGCAGCCCTGCTCGGTACCTTGTGCCACGGCGCCCTCCGTCGTTGCTATGAAGCACTCCTGGCCGCCGGTTGGCCCGCGAACGCGCTGTCGGATGACGCCGTCAACGGTGCGGCCGTCACGGCTGTCGAACAGGCGGCAGCCGAGTGCGCCGTGCATCAGCGCACCGGGCACTATCTGCTATGGGAACTGGCGAAAGCCGCGACGATCGACCTGATCACGGCCGCGGTCGTCTCGGATTCGGACAGACTGGCGGCGGAGGGGTTCGCTCCGTTCGCCTTTGAAGTGGAGGCGGAAGGCACCCTTCGGATCGAATCGGGAGGCGAGGGCGTCCCCATGAAATTCCACGGCCGCGTGGACCGGATCGACCGGCACAACGCGTCGGGCGCCTTGCGGATCATCGACTACAAATTCAAGAGCAACTCAGCGATGAAGACGGACGACCGGCACCTCCTCCAATCCGCAATCCGCGGCTCCCGGCTCCAACCCCCTCTCTACACCTCGCTCGATCTTCCGGCAGGCGGCAAGGCGGACGCCGTTCAGTTCTTCTTTCTCGCCCCTGCGTGGGAGTCTCCGATTGCACGATCCACGTTCAACGCAAGCGACTGGTCCTCGGAAACCGGGACGCTGATCCATCGGACCCTCGCCGGCTTGATCGACGGTATGAAACGCGGCCGATACTTCATCCTGCCGGGAACCCATTGCACGACCTGTCCCTATCGGGTGCTCTGCCGGCGCGAACATGCGTCGACCTGGTGGCGAGCGCACCGGGCGGGCGAACAGAAGCAGCTCGCGGCCCTTCGCAAGATGACGGTGAAAAAGGTGACCGATGTCCGGTGA
- a CDS encoding UvrD-helicase domain-containing protein: MSGDAVIPDRQARESAETTFDRNVVVVAGAGTGKTTLLVNRLIHLLMKEPDPVAVTQIVALTFTNKAATEMKTRLRDRLTMLARPVTGSQKGIDGGALSIGALQARYRLTDREIAARAESALRELEKAQIGTLHSFAAHLLRLHPLESGVDPAFQEDDGQRFDEYFTEAWDLWIDRELGRDGSHHDDWRTILKTADLDTLRDLARALSSELIDLDAVETQLNAACLNPILMDRLRHLATRAQVLLDAHDRPKRRKIESMLAASGSLLTLLADEGVDATRAVPQDLRDCLKKDVGDPVAGWEESDFAEAVSIIKLAQQLQNVDHDYFIVLLRLFLPLIRSIRTSFSARGWLSFDGLLARARQLLWNHGAVRERVKRDYRAVLVDEFQDTDPVQYDIILAISERAGSHATDWRHIALDPGKLFIVGDPKQSIYAFRRADIEAFDRVVEKIANDGGLVATLTTNFRSDAAVLDSINDVFDRLFERRPLIQPANVRLGAHSQRPPARTDAGVRFRVVAPKEGSDPFDAEEAARAEGETLARWLTEEFATHPHLQARHVALLFRRLTQADAYLDALRRHDIPYVIEGEKHFYRRQEVIDLVNVLRVLDHPHDRLALAGVLRSPLGGCTDTDLVALQEAGLLDHVNESKLSAWPHPCAAAVRRLYRRLTELRRDTAAVSLAEVVQLVFDRLPLLELAAASLHGEQAVANLLKVQQTAVSLSDRPHLTFSSFVDLMVARLEEQPDEAESPLAEENADAVQILTIHKAKGLEFPVVLLPGLHQGSGREPSKPMVVYDWSSGAYGLSLGDRRTFGSVLIREKFAAREEAERRRVLYVGMTRAKDLLVLSGSVTERSAGENVLGLFQDIGEGELGMASTRHVKIGASVIPHHLVHAPDRKWPKRFPAKVSEPSCVDPQAVAGLWSERTARWLTLRGVDWHVTPTESETGPDSPQVRPAVRGQGREPSRLVGILAHRILERWDFAEPPGRLLDQIEPALRTVSGPDERVWLPELIDSLRELFLTFGKSEPYERLRSAVILGREVPFVLPWENRKMMDGVIDVVYRLDGKIWLADYKTDRVAADEAADRARRYARQAAVYRAAAERGLGQPIAGFQFIFLRAGVAVKLSE; the protein is encoded by the coding sequence ATGTCCGGTGACGCGGTGATTCCGGATCGGCAGGCGAGGGAATCCGCCGAAACCACCTTCGATCGCAACGTCGTCGTCGTGGCGGGAGCGGGAACCGGCAAGACGACGCTCCTGGTGAATCGCCTGATCCATCTCCTGATGAAGGAGCCTGATCCCGTCGCCGTCACGCAGATCGTCGCCCTGACCTTCACGAACAAGGCCGCCACGGAGATGAAGACCCGCCTGCGGGATCGGCTGACCATGCTGGCGCGTCCCGTGACCGGGAGTCAGAAGGGAATCGACGGAGGGGCCCTCTCGATCGGCGCGTTGCAAGCCCGTTACCGGCTCACCGACCGCGAAATCGCGGCGCGGGCCGAATCCGCATTGCGGGAGTTGGAAAAGGCGCAAATCGGCACGCTGCACAGTTTCGCGGCGCATCTGCTCCGACTGCATCCGTTGGAAAGCGGCGTGGACCCGGCGTTCCAGGAAGACGACGGGCAGCGGTTCGACGAATACTTTACGGAAGCCTGGGACCTGTGGATCGATCGGGAACTGGGCCGCGACGGCTCTCATCACGACGACTGGCGGACGATCCTGAAGACCGCCGACTTGGATACGCTCCGCGACCTGGCTCGCGCACTTTCCAGTGAACTGATCGATCTCGACGCGGTTGAGACGCAACTGAATGCCGCCTGTCTCAACCCGATTCTCATGGACCGGCTCCGCCATCTCGCGACCCGCGCTCAGGTACTCCTCGACGCCCATGACCGCCCGAAGCGGCGCAAGATCGAATCGATGCTCGCCGCCTCCGGATCGCTTCTGACCCTGCTTGCGGACGAGGGAGTAGATGCCACGCGAGCCGTACCGCAGGATCTACGTGATTGCTTGAAAAAAGATGTCGGCGATCCGGTCGCCGGCTGGGAGGAATCCGATTTTGCCGAAGCGGTATCGATCATCAAGCTAGCCCAGCAATTACAGAATGTTGATCATGACTACTTCATTGTATTGTTGAGATTATTCCTGCCGCTGATCCGATCGATCCGCACGTCCTTTTCAGCACGAGGCTGGCTCTCGTTCGACGGCCTGCTCGCGCGGGCAAGACAACTCCTCTGGAACCATGGCGCCGTACGCGAGCGGGTCAAGCGCGACTACCGGGCCGTGCTCGTGGACGAGTTTCAGGACACGGATCCGGTGCAGTACGACATCATCCTCGCCATCTCCGAACGGGCGGGATCCCATGCGACCGATTGGCGCCACATCGCGCTCGATCCCGGAAAGCTCTTCATCGTCGGAGACCCGAAGCAGTCGATCTATGCCTTCCGCCGCGCGGACATCGAAGCGTTCGATCGGGTCGTCGAGAAGATCGCGAACGACGGAGGCCTGGTCGCCACGCTGACGACGAATTTCCGGAGCGATGCAGCGGTCCTGGATTCCATCAATGACGTCTTCGACCGCCTCTTTGAACGTCGCCCGCTCATCCAGCCGGCCAACGTGCGGCTGGGAGCCCACTCGCAACGCCCGCCGGCCCGTACGGACGCCGGTGTCCGCTTTCGCGTGGTCGCGCCGAAAGAGGGGAGCGATCCGTTCGATGCGGAAGAGGCGGCCAGGGCGGAAGGCGAAACCTTGGCCCGCTGGCTCACGGAGGAATTCGCGACTCATCCGCACCTGCAGGCACGGCACGTCGCGCTGCTGTTCCGTCGGCTCACGCAAGCGGATGCATATCTCGACGCCTTGCGCCGACACGACATCCCGTACGTCATCGAAGGGGAGAAACATTTTTACCGCCGCCAGGAAGTGATCGACCTGGTCAACGTGCTCCGGGTCCTCGACCATCCGCACGACCGCCTGGCGCTCGCGGGAGTCCTGCGATCGCCCCTGGGCGGCTGTACCGATACGGACCTCGTTGCCCTGCAGGAGGCGGGACTGCTCGACCACGTGAACGAGTCCAAGCTGTCGGCCTGGCCCCATCCTTGCGCGGCGGCCGTTCGGCGCTTGTATCGTCGGCTGACCGAACTGCGGCGGGACACGGCAGCCGTCTCGTTGGCCGAAGTCGTCCAATTGGTATTCGACCGTCTGCCGCTGCTCGAATTGGCGGCAGCCTCGCTCCATGGAGAACAGGCCGTGGCGAACCTCCTCAAGGTACAACAGACGGCGGTCTCCCTCTCCGATCGGCCGCACCTGACGTTCAGCTCCTTCGTGGACTTGATGGTGGCACGATTGGAGGAACAGCCGGATGAGGCGGAAAGTCCCCTGGCCGAGGAGAACGCCGATGCGGTCCAGATCCTGACGATCCACAAGGCCAAGGGCCTCGAGTTCCCGGTCGTCCTCCTGCCGGGGCTTCATCAGGGAAGCGGACGCGAGCCGTCGAAACCGATGGTGGTCTACGATTGGTCGAGCGGAGCCTATGGCCTGTCGCTCGGCGATCGCCGGACGTTCGGCTCCGTGCTGATTCGCGAGAAATTCGCGGCGCGCGAGGAAGCGGAACGGCGGCGCGTCCTCTACGTCGGCATGACCAGGGCCAAGGATCTGCTGGTGCTCTCCGGGAGCGTCACGGAACGGTCCGCCGGCGAAAATGTCCTGGGCCTGTTCCAAGACATCGGCGAAGGAGAGTTGGGCATGGCCTCGACCAGACACGTGAAGATCGGCGCGAGCGTCATTCCACACCATCTGGTTCACGCGCCGGACCGAAAATGGCCGAAGCGGTTTCCGGCCAAAGTGTCCGAACCCTCGTGCGTCGATCCTCAGGCCGTTGCCGGATTGTGGAGCGAACGGACGGCGCGATGGCTCACCCTGCGCGGAGTCGATTGGCATGTGACGCCGACGGAATCGGAAACCGGTCCTGACAGTCCGCAGGTCAGACCTGCCGTCAGAGGCCAGGGACGGGAACCGTCCCGCCTCGTCGGAATCCTGGCTCATCGGATTCTCGAACGTTGGGACTTCGCTGAACCACCCGGCCGCCTGCTGGATCAGATTGAGCCGGCCTTGCGCACGGTTTCCGGACCGGACGAACGGGTGTGGCTCCCGGAGCTGATCGACTCTCTCCGTGAGCTGTTCCTCACCTTCGGCAAATCCGAACCCTATGAACGGCTTCGATCGGCCGTTATCCTGGGCCGTGAAGTGCCGTTCGTGCTGCCCTGGGAGAACAGGAAGATGATGGACGGGGTCATCGACGTCGTCTACCGGCTTGACGGGAAGATCTGGCTCGCAGACTATAAAACGGATCGCGTCGCGGCGGACGAGGCGGCCGATCGAGCCCGGCGGTATGCCCGGCAGGCAGCGGTCTACCGAGCCGCGGCAGAACGCGGCCTGGGACAGCCGATCGCCGGGTTCCAGTTCATATTTCTCCGGGCGGGTGTCGCAGTCAAACTCAGCGAATAG
- a CDS encoding tetratricopeptide repeat protein yields MSLMPWLMTLILLAGCASAMPQIPATVLSAPAGTNAEINAQLERGNALFASRDWAGAEKVYREVVSFEPSMAEAHYNLAVALDHQGKQADARKHYVEAANLAPGNKVIWDSPVFHERTGGYGHNIERPSFQDPSHKGY; encoded by the coding sequence ATGTCTCTCATGCCGTGGCTGATGACCCTGATCCTGCTGGCGGGATGCGCCAGCGCCATGCCGCAGATTCCTGCCACCGTCCTCTCCGCGCCCGCCGGCACGAACGCGGAAATCAACGCGCAGCTCGAACGAGGCAACGCGCTCTTCGCGTCGCGCGATTGGGCCGGGGCAGAAAAAGTGTACCGGGAGGTCGTCTCATTCGAGCCCTCAATGGCCGAGGCCCACTACAACCTGGCCGTCGCGCTCGACCATCAGGGCAAGCAGGCCGATGCGCGAAAGCATTATGTCGAGGCAGCCAACCTTGCACCGGGCAACAAAGTCATCTGGGATTCACCGGTCTTTCATGAACGGACCGGTGGATACGGCCATAACATCGAGCGTCCGTCGTTTCAGGATCCGTCGCACAAGGGCTATTGA
- a CDS encoding metallopeptidase family protein, which produces MGPRGSGQISPEAFDRLVKEALRDLPARYAELVEEVSVVVEEEPPVEVLADLDLDSEDDLLGLYQGLPLSEESFFQPGGQQPPRISIYRGPILRLCTTPEEVKQEIRDTVVHELGHHVGLDDDEMPY; this is translated from the coding sequence ATGGGACCGCGAGGGTCGGGGCAGATTTCCCCCGAAGCATTTGACCGTTTGGTCAAGGAAGCGCTCCGCGATCTGCCGGCCCGATATGCCGAACTGGTGGAAGAAGTATCCGTCGTGGTGGAAGAAGAACCGCCCGTCGAAGTCCTGGCCGATCTGGATCTCGATTCGGAAGATGATCTGCTGGGACTCTACCAAGGCCTGCCCCTCAGCGAAGAGTCGTTCTTTCAGCCGGGCGGACAACAACCGCCGAGGATCTCGATTTACCGGGGGCCAATTCTCCGGCTCTGCACCACGCCGGAAGAGGTGAAGCAGGAAATCCGCGACACGGTCGTGCACGAGTTGGGACATCATGTCGGGCTGGACGACGACGAGATGCCTTATTAG
- the lgt gene encoding prolipoprotein diacylglyceryl transferase, whose protein sequence is MPYPNIDPVFLELGPLQFRWYGLMYLIGLTIAYFVIRQKAEAQGLGLTKDQVYDMVVWAAFGVFIGGRFGYVLFYNLPYYLEYPSKILAVWEGGMSFHGGLIGTIVALIWFGKRHGVPIYTIADMAASVTPIGLGLGRLGNFINGELFGRPADVEWCMVFPAGGPACRHPSQLYELGLEGVLLFSALWVIGRRPTPPGTVFWSFITGYGLCRLLAELFREPDAHIGFIFGAISMGQLLSLPMVVIGSFMLALGYQRQALARRIDPSLKPQ, encoded by the coding sequence ATCCCGTATCCGAACATCGATCCCGTGTTTCTCGAATTGGGCCCTCTCCAGTTTCGCTGGTATGGGCTCATGTATCTGATCGGGCTGACGATTGCCTATTTCGTCATTCGTCAGAAGGCGGAGGCGCAGGGGTTGGGGCTGACGAAAGATCAAGTCTACGACATGGTGGTATGGGCGGCCTTCGGGGTCTTCATCGGCGGGCGGTTCGGCTACGTGCTCTTCTACAACCTCCCCTATTACCTGGAGTATCCCAGCAAGATTCTCGCGGTCTGGGAAGGCGGGATGTCATTTCACGGCGGATTGATCGGGACGATCGTCGCGCTGATCTGGTTCGGCAAGCGCCACGGCGTTCCCATCTATACCATCGCGGACATGGCGGCTTCCGTCACGCCGATCGGTCTCGGTCTCGGGCGGCTCGGGAATTTCATCAACGGTGAGCTCTTCGGTCGTCCGGCGGACGTGGAGTGGTGCATGGTCTTTCCCGCCGGCGGACCGGCCTGTCGGCATCCGTCGCAACTCTACGAGTTGGGGCTGGAAGGCGTGCTGCTGTTTTCCGCCTTGTGGGTGATCGGGCGACGACCCACCCCGCCCGGCACGGTATTTTGGAGCTTCATCACGGGCTACGGACTCTGCCGCTTGCTGGCGGAGCTGTTTCGAGAGCCGGACGCCCACATCGGCTTTATTTTTGGAGCCATCTCCATGGGGCAGCTGCTCTCGTTGCCGATGGTCGTCATCGGCAGTTTCATGCTCGCATTGGGGTATCAGCGGCAGGCATTGGCCCGCCGTATCGATCCATCCCTCAAACCGCAATAG
- a CDS encoding YtxH domain-containing protein yields the protein MSEQGKQAVKMAAMVAGSAAIGAGLGLLFAPQTGAETRRELNRYAKKAQVQATRWSRAIKSGIQEVADRTKRPVVEAA from the coding sequence ATGTCAGAGCAAGGAAAGCAGGCGGTGAAAATGGCGGCGATGGTGGCCGGCAGCGCGGCTATCGGCGCGGGGCTCGGCCTTCTGTTTGCGCCTCAGACCGGCGCGGAGACACGGCGTGAACTCAATCGGTACGCGAAGAAGGCGCAGGTGCAGGCGACCCGCTGGAGCCGCGCAATCAAGTCCGGCATCCAGGAAGTTGCGGATCGCACGAAACGGCCGGTCGTAGAAGCAGCCTGA
- a CDS encoding methyltransferase domain-containing protein: MAQATTSWTIEDDGAARTLTIGTRRVTTSYSTKLIELLIARKGPERASQFLVHRTDRAWFLAPLFDVLNRTRTGLNVLEVGCSAGHLTEYLNEQPCIDSIHSFDVDKAFVDVVRLKQHELGLRKVKCVDHFSIRSTQALPYEDDYFDLVIVAAVVEHLPFENRHLYVDEYYRVLKEGGLVGFWDTPNRWYPMESHSIGLPFISLLPPPVAYAYARLFKREKMRDVGFPLFVRAGTGWRNSSYHELLPQSVMADVEDVSNGFGYQPGAGRWGRIFAQLLKVPPAFFAPSFNLVFKKVRQYD, from the coding sequence ATGGCGCAGGCAACCACTTCCTGGACGATCGAGGACGACGGAGCGGCCCGCACGCTCACGATCGGAACCCGGCGGGTCACGACGAGCTATTCGACCAAACTCATCGAGTTGCTGATCGCGCGAAAGGGCCCCGAGCGGGCCTCGCAGTTTCTTGTCCATCGAACCGATCGCGCCTGGTTTCTCGCCCCGCTGTTCGACGTCTTGAATAGGACCCGGACAGGCTTGAACGTGCTGGAGGTCGGTTGCTCCGCCGGCCATCTCACGGAATATCTCAATGAACAGCCCTGCATCGACTCGATCCATTCGTTCGACGTCGACAAGGCTTTCGTCGATGTCGTTCGGTTGAAGCAACACGAACTCGGCCTTCGCAAGGTCAAATGCGTCGATCACTTCTCGATTCGATCGACCCAAGCATTGCCGTATGAGGATGACTATTTCGATCTGGTGATCGTCGCCGCGGTCGTGGAACACCTGCCGTTCGAGAACAGGCACCTGTACGTCGATGAATATTATCGAGTCCTCAAAGAGGGCGGCCTCGTGGGCTTCTGGGACACCCCGAACCGATGGTATCCGATGGAGTCGCACTCGATCGGACTGCCGTTCATCTCGCTCCTTCCACCTCCCGTCGCCTATGCGTACGCCAGGCTGTTCAAGCGGGAGAAGATGCGTGACGTCGGCTTCCCGCTGTTCGTCCGAGCGGGAACCGGCTGGAGAAATTCCAGCTATCACGAGCTGCTCCCGCAATCGGTCATGGCCGACGTGGAAGACGTCTCGAACGGTTTCGGGTACCAGCCCGGCGCCGGACGGTGGGGAAGAATTTTCGCTCAGCTCCTCAAGGTTCCTCCGGCCTTTTTCGCACCAAGCTTCAACCTGGTGTTCAAGAAAGTCCGGCAGTACGACTGA